The nucleotide window CCGAAAACCTGCCGCGCGGCTGATGCAATTGCGCGGCGACGCACTCCCAAGATGCCCATGATGAACATACCTCGGCTCGCCCTTCCGCTCGCCCTGGCCGCTCTCGCCGCGTGCGCGCCCTCCGCGCAGGCGCCGGCGTCCACGCCCGCAGCGCTCCCGGCCGGGTCGGCGGCGTACGGGCAGGAGCCGCGCTGGGGGATGGTGATCCACGGCGGCGCGGGCACCATCACGCGCGAGCAGATGACGCCCGAGCGCGAGGCGGCCTACCGCGCGGGGCTGGAGCGCGCGCTCCGCGCCGGATACGCGGTGCTGCAGCGCGGCGGCCGCTCGCTGGACGCGGTGCAGGCGGCCATCAACGTGATGGAGGACGACTCGCTCTTCAACGCCGGCAGGGGCGCGGTGCTGAACGCCGAGGGCCATCCCGAGATGGACGCGGCCATCATGGACGGCTCCACGCTCGCGGCGGGCTCGGTCGCGGGCGTGCACCACGTGCGCAACCCCATCTCCCTGGCCCGTCTGGTGATGGAGAAGAGCCCGCACGTGATGATGATCGGCGACGGCGCCGAGGTGTTCGGCCGCCAGCAGAACGTGCGGATGGAGGACGAGAGCTACTTCATCACCGCCCCGCGCCGCGCGTCGTGGGAGCGCCAGCGCGCGGCCGACAGCGTGCGGGCAGCGAGCGGGCGCGGGGCGATGGCGCCGGAGCCCGCGTACTCGGTGCCCGACGAGCGGAAGTTCGGCACGGTGGGCGCGGTGGCGCTGGACCAGGCGGGGAACCTGGCCGCGGGGACGTCCACCGGCGGAACGCAGATGAAGCGCTACGGCCGCGTGGGCGACGCACCCATCATCGGCGCGGGGACGTACGCCAGCAACAGCTCGTGCGCCGTCTCGGCCACCGGCACCGGCGAGTACTTCATCCGCAACACCGTGGCCCGGTCGATCTGCGCGCTGGTGGAGTACGGGCACATGCCGCTGGCGCAGGCGGCCGACAGCGTGGTCATGCGCCAGCTGGTGCGCCAGA belongs to Longimicrobium sp. and includes:
- a CDS encoding isoaspartyl peptidase/L-asparaginase, producing the protein MMNIPRLALPLALAALAACAPSAQAPASTPAALPAGSAAYGQEPRWGMVIHGGAGTITREQMTPEREAAYRAGLERALRAGYAVLQRGGRSLDAVQAAINVMEDDSLFNAGRGAVLNAEGHPEMDAAIMDGSTLAAGSVAGVHHVRNPISLARLVMEKSPHVMMIGDGAEVFGRQQNVRMEDESYFITAPRRASWERQRAADSVRAASGRGAMAPEPAYSVPDERKFGTVGAVALDQAGNLAAGTSTGGTQMKRYGRVGDAPIIGAGTYASNSSCAVSATGTGEYFIRNTVARSICALVEYGHMPLAQAADSVVMRQLVRQNGDGGIIAMDRQGNWTWPFNTSGMYRGHIDARGAIQIQIFKQ